One stretch of Candidatus Zixiibacteriota bacterium DNA includes these proteins:
- a CDS encoding sodium-dependent transporter — protein MTRERWGTKIGLVLAVAGNAIGLGNFLRFPVQAAENGGGAFMIPYFCALIFLGIPLMWVEWGMGRFGGRFGYGSTPGMFHAMWRHPVSKYLGALGLFLSIATLIFYAYIQSWTLGFSFFSLTGSYLHENTFETMRGFLSSYQGLTQGHFTSILPAYIFLIITLGLNHYVLYKGISKGIERLAMFAIPALFLFGIILLIRVIMVGTPDPVNHPDWSVASGFAFIWNPDFSLLSSPKVWLAAAGQIFFTLSLGSGLIQTYASYVRENDDIALGGLATSSLNEFAEVILGGSIAIPIAVAFFGVATTQEIAARGSFDLGFVSMPIIFSQIPFGQFFGFIWFLLLFFAAITSSVAMGQPLIAFLKEEFKYSHSRATWTVTLIVFICIQMVVFLMGRGSLDEMDYWVGTFGLAMFALLETIVFAWIFGMEKGWDEITRGAEITVPRIFYYLIKYVTPIYLGFIFLNWLIVDAIPILLLENVRPEDVPIRWATRIMMIALFVVLSLMVRYAWRHREDGKLHPERGL, from the coding sequence ATGACGAGAGAGCGATGGGGCACCAAGATCGGACTGGTTCTCGCCGTAGCCGGCAACGCCATCGGGCTGGGCAACTTCCTCAGGTTCCCGGTGCAGGCAGCGGAAAACGGCGGCGGCGCGTTCATGATTCCCTACTTCTGCGCGCTGATCTTTCTTGGGATTCCGCTGATGTGGGTGGAATGGGGGATGGGACGGTTTGGCGGCCGGTTCGGTTACGGCAGTACACCGGGGATGTTCCACGCGATGTGGCGGCATCCGGTCTCGAAATACCTCGGCGCGCTGGGACTATTCCTGTCGATCGCGACGCTGATCTTCTATGCGTATATCCAGTCATGGACGCTCGGCTTCAGCTTCTTCTCGCTCACCGGCTCGTATTTGCACGAAAACACGTTCGAGACGATGCGCGGATTCTTGTCGAGTTATCAGGGATTGACGCAAGGTCACTTCACGAGCATTTTGCCGGCGTATATCTTCCTGATCATTACCCTGGGACTAAATCATTACGTGCTTTATAAGGGCATTTCCAAGGGGATTGAGCGGCTGGCGATGTTTGCGATTCCGGCGCTGTTCCTGTTCGGTATCATCTTGTTAATTCGCGTCATCATGGTGGGCACGCCCGATCCGGTGAATCATCCGGACTGGAGCGTCGCTTCGGGATTTGCTTTCATCTGGAATCCCGATTTCTCGCTGTTGTCATCGCCCAAGGTGTGGCTGGCAGCAGCCGGGCAGATCTTCTTCACGCTCTCGCTGGGCTCGGGGCTGATCCAGACCTACGCCAGTTATGTGCGGGAGAACGACGACATTGCATTGGGCGGATTGGCGACGTCGAGCCTGAACGAATTCGCCGAAGTGATTTTGGGCGGTAGTATCGCGATCCCGATCGCGGTGGCCTTCTTCGGCGTGGCGACGACGCAGGAGATCGCGGCGCGCGGATCGTTTGATCTCGGTTTTGTCTCGATGCCGATTATTTTCAGCCAGATACCATTTGGCCAATTCTTCGGCTTCATCTGGTTCCTGCTCCTCTTCTTTGCGGCGATCACATCATCGGTGGCGATGGGGCAGCCGCTGATTGCCTTCTTGAAAGAGGAGTTTAAGTACTCACACAGCCGGGCCACCTGGACGGTGACGCTGATCGTCTTCATCTGCATCCAGATGGTGGTCTTCTTGATGGGGCGCGGCTCGCTCGATGAGATGGACTACTGGGTCGGCACGTTCGGGCTGGCGATGTTTGCCCTGCTGGAGACGATAGTATTCGCGTGGATTTTCGGCATGGAAAAAGGCTGGGATGAGATCACCCGCGGCGCCGAGATTACCGTGCCGCGGATTTTCTACTACTTGATCAAGTATGTCACGCCGATCTATCTCGGCTTTATCTTCCTCAATTGGCTGATTGTTGACGCAATTCCGATTCTCCTGCTGGAGAACGTCAGGCCGGAGGATGTACCAATCCGGTGGGCCACGCGGATCATGATGATTGCCTTGTTCGTGGTTCTGTCACTGATGGTGCGGTACGCTTGGCGACACCGCGAGGACGGCAAACTTCATCCGGAGCGTGGATTATGA
- a CDS encoding hemerythrin family protein yields the protein MSFLEWTEELSVQVPEMDRQHQDLIGVINELHDVMSDGKSLREKSAAISRLLKMAEWHFVNEEAMMYRISYPQLQAHRTAHRRLIARVLEYKSDFDHPDSATGPELLLFVKNWLIAHIQEADRDYAQYVVRCHVDTQKLMVKTP from the coding sequence ATGTCGTTTTTAGAGTGGACCGAGGAACTCAGTGTTCAAGTGCCGGAAATGGACCGCCAGCATCAAGACCTGATTGGCGTCATCAACGAACTGCATGATGTGATGTCGGACGGCAAGTCGCTGCGGGAGAAGTCGGCCGCGATCAGCCGGCTGCTGAAGATGGCGGAATGGCATTTCGTCAACGAAGAGGCGATGATGTACCGCATCAGCTATCCGCAACTGCAGGCGCACCGGACGGCGCATCGCCGCTTGATCGCGCGGGTGCTGGAATACAAAAGCGATTTCGACCACCCCGACTCGGCGACCGGGCCGGAATTACTGCTGTTTGTCAAGAACTGGCTGATTGCGCATATTCAGGAGGCCGACCGCGACTACGCGCAGTATGTCGTCCGCTGCCACGTGGACACGCAGAAATTGATGGTTAAGACCCCGTAA
- a CDS encoding alkaline phosphatase family protein: MFCLAAGNLNAQPERPRLAVLIVVDQMRPDYLTRFDSLYSGGLARLQREGFVFLNALHNHANSETGIGHATLATGCYPSHHGIVGNDWYENAGTLRRYCFEDSAVSITENPKKAGRSPVNLRRGALADWLRRDNPLRKSFAIAIKDRAAIPMAGFSSNGAYWYDSGSGLFVTSVYYSPIYSEWVKAFRQSRPADDYCLGEWDRILPEAAYARVGPDSVAAEGDGVHVTFPHFFVPGPHDEPDEYYDNILTTPFADHMTLRLARVLIAGDSLGADDNVDLLAISCSAADYIGHDYGPDSHEIMDYYLRLDRYLGEFFAYLDSTIGGGRYVVALTSDHGAARLPELQRASGIDAGRVPSDSFKVQVAAACERAAQGLGLKQKVVQRVARGVYLNYSEAEQRGISRKVLQQAVADSLRGIWFVADAYTEAEMTASGGRLRAYLEQYRNNYFPGRSPEIAVRLRENYFLSSDQQGTSHGSCYGYDCIVPMVFWGASIKAGLSSEQIETVDLAPTLAELIGLVPPDDLDGHSRARLVRK, from the coding sequence TTGTTCTGCCTCGCAGCCGGCAACCTCAACGCGCAACCGGAGCGGCCGCGATTGGCGGTGCTGATCGTCGTTGACCAGATGCGGCCGGATTATCTGACACGCTTTGACAGCCTGTACTCCGGCGGACTGGCGCGGCTGCAGCGCGAGGGTTTTGTCTTCCTGAATGCGCTCCACAACCACGCGAACAGCGAAACCGGCATCGGACACGCAACGCTCGCGACCGGCTGTTATCCCTCGCATCATGGCATCGTCGGCAACGACTGGTACGAGAACGCCGGTACGCTGCGTCGCTATTGTTTCGAGGACTCGGCGGTGTCGATCACCGAGAATCCGAAAAAGGCGGGTCGCTCGCCGGTCAATTTGCGGCGCGGGGCATTGGCCGACTGGCTGCGGCGCGACAATCCATTGCGCAAGTCGTTCGCGATTGCCATCAAAGATCGCGCGGCGATACCGATGGCGGGATTTTCCTCGAATGGGGCTTACTGGTACGACTCCGGGTCGGGGCTTTTTGTAACTTCGGTTTATTATTCACCGATTTATTCGGAGTGGGTGAAAGCGTTTCGACAATCGCGGCCGGCCGACGACTATTGTCTGGGTGAGTGGGATCGGATTCTGCCCGAGGCAGCCTATGCCCGGGTGGGACCAGACAGCGTTGCTGCCGAAGGTGACGGCGTGCACGTGACGTTTCCGCACTTCTTCGTGCCGGGGCCGCACGATGAACCGGACGAGTACTACGACAATATCCTGACCACGCCGTTTGCCGACCACATGACCCTGCGACTGGCGCGGGTACTGATCGCCGGTGATTCACTGGGCGCCGACGACAATGTCGATCTGCTGGCAATCAGCTGTTCGGCGGCGGACTATATCGGGCACGACTATGGCCCGGACAGCCATGAGATCATGGATTACTACCTGCGGTTGGATCGATATCTCGGCGAGTTCTTCGCTTACCTGGATTCCACGATTGGTGGCGGGCGGTATGTTGTGGCGCTGACGTCGGATCATGGCGCGGCGCGATTGCCGGAACTACAGCGGGCCAGCGGGATCGACGCGGGGCGCGTTCCCTCCGACTCGTTCAAGGTCCAGGTGGCGGCGGCGTGCGAACGGGCGGCGCAGGGGCTGGGACTCAAGCAGAAGGTGGTACAGCGGGTGGCGCGCGGCGTGTATCTGAACTACAGCGAGGCGGAGCAACGCGGCATCTCCCGCAAAGTACTGCAGCAGGCGGTTGCGGATTCGCTACGCGGAATCTGGTTTGTAGCCGATGCCTACACCGAGGCGGAGATGACGGCGTCGGGCGGCAGGCTGCGCGCGTATCTCGAGCAATATCGCAACAACTACTTCCCCGGCCGTTCACCGGAAATCGCGGTGCGGTTGCGGGAGAACTACTTCTTGAGCAGCGATCAACAGGGCACGAGCCACGGCAGCTGTTACGGCTATGATTGCATCGTGCCGATGGTTTTTTGGGGCGCCAGTATCAAGGCCGGGCTGAGCAGCGAACAGATCGAAACCGTTGACCTGGCGCCGACGCTGGCGGAGTTGATCGGCCTGGTGCCGCCGGACGATCTCGACGGGCACAGTCGGGCGAGACTGGTCCGCAAGTAG
- a CDS encoding FixH family protein, translated as MTNTKKSRWGIGIAVAYTVFFLAMVSMVIASRFQRSDLVTRDYYEQEIQYQQQIDRLARTAAHGRELDIRFDPALNAVIVQFPTAVTGSNVSGKIALFRPANAAYDKTFDISIDAANRQVLSCNRLPRGLWRVKVAWRIDSEEYYSEEIVQLEETQ; from the coding sequence ATGACGAACACTAAGAAGAGCCGCTGGGGCATCGGGATTGCCGTCGCCTATACTGTGTTCTTTTTGGCGATGGTCTCGATGGTCATTGCCTCGCGCTTCCAGCGCAGCGACCTGGTCACGCGCGACTACTATGAGCAGGAAATTCAGTACCAGCAGCAAATCGACCGGCTCGCGCGCACGGCCGCGCACGGCCGGGAGCTTGACATCCGGTTCGACCCGGCGCTGAATGCCGTCATCGTGCAATTTCCGACTGCCGTCACCGGCTCCAATGTCAGCGGCAAGATCGCTCTCTTCCGCCCCGCCAATGCCGCCTACGACAAGACCTTCGACATCTCCATTGACGCCGCCAACCGCCAGGTGCTCTCCTGCAACCGTCTGCCGCGCGGACTGTGGCGCGTCAAGGTGGCCTGGCGCATTGACTCGGAGGAATACTACTCGGAGGAAATCGTGCAACTGGAGGAAACCCAATGA
- a CDS encoding sulfite exporter TauE/SafE family protein, producing MTAAIAGLLVGLLGSLHCAGMCGPIVAALPADPRGRFSFLTGRIIYNLGRVVTYAVIGAIFGLVGRSLFIAGYQQALSIALGVLIILAIALPRRYSHRLISWFGLEKLFARISSVWGMLFRNSSKPSMFLIGVLNGFLPCGFVYLALAGAVATGSILGGAAYMAAFGIGTMPILLAFAYVGDVIGHRWKQSLRRALPVLASVLALLFILRGLSLGIPYLSPDLHMNQATQTVESSCCKPPQK from the coding sequence ATGACCGCCGCCATCGCCGGCCTTCTGGTCGGCCTGCTCGGTTCGTTGCACTGCGCCGGCATGTGCGGGCCGATCGTCGCCGCACTCCCGGCCGACCCGCGCGGACGCTTCTCCTTCCTGACCGGCCGCATCATCTACAATCTCGGTCGCGTGGTAACCTATGCCGTCATCGGCGCGATCTTCGGGCTGGTTGGCCGCTCGCTCTTCATCGCCGGCTACCAGCAGGCGCTGTCAATCGCGCTCGGCGTCTTGATCATTCTCGCCATCGCACTGCCGCGCCGCTACTCCCACCGGCTGATCTCGTGGTTCGGATTGGAGAAGCTGTTTGCGCGGATAAGCTCGGTGTGGGGGATGCTGTTTCGTAACAGCTCCAAGCCCTCAATGTTCTTGATCGGGGTACTCAACGGATTTCTGCCGTGCGGATTCGTCTACCTCGCGCTGGCCGGCGCGGTCGCCACCGGCAGTATTCTCGGCGGAGCCGCCTACATGGCCGCCTTCGGTATCGGGACGATGCCGATCCTTCTCGCCTTCGCTTATGTCGGCGATGTCATCGGCCACCGCTGGAAACAATCGCTCAGGCGCGCCTTGCCGGTGCTCGCAAGCGTCCTGGCCCTGCTTTTCATCCTGCGCGGCCTGTCGCTGGGAATCCCGTATCTCAGCCCCGACTTGCACATGAATCAAGCCACGCAGACCGTCGAGTCATCCTGTTGTAAGCCCCCGCAGAAATGA